Proteins from a single region of Halolamina sp. CBA1230:
- a CDS encoding nucleotidyltransferase domain-containing protein yields the protein MSLGEREDELLDTLEAVIDADLPYVLVGGWAIAAFNQRFTTDVDVVIPAQAVDDYTDLLTDRGYEKTADVERNELYEGRTIRFEKDIGNPVRFDAMVDALGCRQTEAEWSYRYLAQHSVTQELRTGRPVTARIPERELLFAVKLHSGRKADSRDLVVLAAGADFDRIATHLHRGESEKLAGRIETVLDRLTSEDFADAFKGVFEQQTVPDQDIDAVVEFLRDQQRRIDSEL from the coding sequence ATGAGCCTCGGTGAACGCGAAGACGAACTACTGGATACGCTGGAGGCAGTCATTGACGCTGACCTGCCGTACGTGCTCGTCGGTGGGTGGGCGATCGCGGCGTTCAATCAACGCTTCACGACGGACGTCGACGTCGTCATTCCGGCACAAGCGGTCGACGACTACACCGACCTTCTCACCGACCGCGGCTACGAGAAAACGGCCGATGTCGAGCGAAACGAGCTCTACGAGGGCCGTACCATCCGGTTTGAGAAGGACATCGGGAATCCGGTTCGGTTCGACGCGATGGTCGACGCGCTGGGCTGTCGCCAGACGGAAGCTGAATGGTCGTATCGCTATCTGGCCCAGCACTCTGTCACTCAGGAACTGCGAACCGGGCGCCCGGTAACAGCCAGGATTCCGGAACGGGAGTTGCTGTTTGCCGTGAAACTCCACAGTGGCCGCAAGGCAGACTCCCGGGATCTGGTGGTGCTTGCTGCTGGCGCGGATTTCGACCGGATCGCGACTCATCTGCATCGCGGGGAGTCCGAGAAGCTCGCTGGTCGCATTGAGACTGTCCTGGACCGACTCACGTCGGAAGATTTTGCAGACGCGTTCAAAGGGGTCTTCGAACAGCAAACGGTT
- a CDS encoding helix-turn-helix domain-containing protein, with amino-acid sequence MEYVDETAAKIMLAVRPGDSIRRIAQKIDGSYSWVYDWIERLEDAGFIRRDDGVYIANYAVRDRYYDLVAAISRSVAPSIDDGYVIPHFAGMPFAYTKIDGVYVWTHGGYQIARGHDDYPIFIQVADQDVDQWTAFFDEFGIPSRIEERPDATDSDATVSYVLFPTSEGITREWVDGNPVIPLDEAIEHMLEYRVNYEPALEMIADEYDRDIDASHEDPRLNA; translated from the coding sequence ATGGAGTACGTCGACGAGACCGCGGCGAAGATTATGTTAGCGGTCCGGCCGGGGGATTCGATCCGGCGGATCGCCCAGAAGATCGACGGCTCCTACTCCTGGGTCTATGACTGGATCGAGCGATTGGAAGACGCGGGCTTCATTCGGCGTGATGACGGCGTCTATATCGCGAATTACGCTGTCAGGGATCGCTACTACGATCTCGTCGCAGCGATCTCTCGATCGGTGGCTCCGTCAATCGACGACGGCTACGTCATTCCCCACTTCGCGGGGATGCCCTTTGCGTACACGAAAATCGACGGCGTCTACGTCTGGACCCACGGCGGCTATCAGATCGCCCGCGGCCACGACGACTATCCCATCTTCATCCAGGTCGCCGACCAAGACGTCGACCAGTGGACAGCGTTCTTTGATGAGTTCGGGATTCCGAGCCGGATCGAAGAGCGGCCGGATGCGACCGACTCCGACGCGACCGTCTCGTACGTGTTGTTCCCGACGAGTGAGGGCATCACTCGCGAGTGGGTCGACGGCAATCCGGTCATTCCGTTGGATGAGGCAATCGAGCACATGTTGGAGTACCGGGTGAACTACGAGCCGGCGTTGGAGATGATCGCCGACGAGTACGACCGCGATATCGACGCGTCCCACGAGGATCCGCGTCTCAATGCATGA
- a CDS encoding RNA-guided endonuclease TnpB family protein, producing the protein MYYAYKYRLEPSDAHREELDRHRDICRQVYNHFRKRLGEYRENHGELPSMTTLRSELPDLKEWWDDLSDVYSRTLQVVVERLFDNLKGLSKLKENGYGVGQLKWKPPREYRSFTYSQCGFELDKKGGHAVLSLSKIGDIPIRLHRNIPDDAQLKQVTVKKEPTGKWFATFGVEVDREPPEKPDELTDVVGIDVGILKYAHDTDGHAVESLNLSDERKRLEREQRKLSRKQHGSANYERQRRRVAECYADLRRKRRDFLHKLSNYYAREYDLVAVEDLNVKGMMESPSNSRNTASAAWRTFLSLLEYKCEREGTHFVAVNPRGTTKECASCGVSTEKPLWVREHSCPACGFEVDRDANAAWNILSRGLQDVGMGYSESTPVETALPTGTTSVPAKRVVEAGSPTLKNRAASAASE; encoded by the coding sequence ATGTACTACGCCTACAAGTATCGCCTTGAGCCGTCCGACGCCCACCGCGAGGAGTTAGACCGCCACCGCGATATCTGTAGGCAAGTCTACAACCACTTCCGCAAGCGACTCGGCGAGTACCGCGAGAACCACGGCGAACTGCCGTCGATGACCACCCTGCGGTCGGAACTTCCCGACCTCAAAGAGTGGTGGGACGACCTCTCAGATGTGTACTCGCGGACACTCCAAGTCGTTGTGGAACGGCTGTTCGACAACCTCAAGGGACTCTCCAAGCTCAAAGAGAACGGCTACGGCGTCGGCCAGCTCAAATGGAAGCCGCCACGGGAGTACCGCAGTTTCACCTATAGCCAGTGTGGCTTCGAGCTCGACAAGAAGGGCGGTCACGCTGTGCTCTCCCTCTCCAAAATCGGCGATATCCCGATACGGCTCCACCGAAACATCCCTGACGACGCCCAACTCAAGCAGGTCACGGTCAAGAAAGAGCCGACGGGTAAGTGGTTCGCTACCTTCGGCGTCGAAGTTGACCGCGAACCACCTGAGAAACCCGACGAACTCACCGATGTAGTGGGTATAGACGTAGGGATTCTGAAGTACGCCCACGATACCGACGGTCACGCCGTTGAGTCGCTCAACCTCTCCGACGAGCGCAAACGCTTGGAACGAGAGCAACGAAAGCTCTCACGGAAGCAACACGGCTCTGCCAACTACGAGAGGCAACGTCGACGCGTTGCGGAGTGTTATGCGGACCTTCGACGCAAGCGCCGTGACTTCTTGCACAAGCTCTCGAACTACTACGCTCGGGAGTACGACCTTGTGGCGGTCGAAGATTTGAACGTGAAGGGAATGATGGAATCCCCGTCGAACAGCCGCAACACCGCGTCGGCGGCGTGGCGGACGTTCCTCTCGTTGCTCGAATACAAGTGCGAGCGCGAAGGGACGCATTTCGTGGCGGTCAACCCGAGAGGGACGACCAAGGAGTGTGCGTCCTGTGGTGTCTCGACGGAGAAGCCGTTGTGGGTCCGTGAACATTCCTGTCCTGCCTGCGGGTTTGAGGTAGACAGAGACGCGAACGCGGCGTGGAACATCCTATCTCGCGGTTTGCAAGACGTAGGAATGGGATACTCCGAATCAACGCCTGTGGAGACTGCGCTCCCTACGGGAACCACTTCGGTTCCTGCAAAGCGCGTCGTGGAAGCAGGAAGCCCTACCCTCAAGAACCGAGCTGCGTCAGCGGCGAGTGAGTAG